In one window of Zhihengliuella sp. ISTPL4 DNA:
- the gcvP gene encoding aminomethyl-transferring glycine dehydrogenase, whose protein sequence is MVAFADRHIGPTEAAQRTMLDALGLGSVDSGTLSPVEELMRQAVPASIYTGPEDAVADSRIPVAASETEALAELRALAARNTVNRSMIGLGYYGTVTPQVIQRNVLENPSWYTAYTPYQPEISQGRLEALINFQTMVAELTGLTTANASMLDESTAVVEAMLLARRASKTSSNVFAVDADALPQTKAMLASRAEALGIELVTVDFATGEELPAELFGVFVQYPGASGRVWDPSAVFDAAHVAGALAVAAADLLALTLLTAPGTLGADVAVGTTQRFGVPMGFGGPHAGYMAVRAGLERQLPGRLVGVSVDADGKPAYRLSLQTREQHIRREKATSNICTAQVLLAVMASMYAVYHGPDGLRAIARDVTAKATLLRDWLVEAGADVVHEHFFDTLTVRVPGRAAEYADQARGGYGILLRVADTDTIGIAVDETTTVAELHQVARVFGGKQERAFGFGLGDADALPDGLRREDDYLTHPVFHSHRSETAMMRYLKSLSDRDYALDRGMIPLGSCTMKLNAATEMAAITWPEFAGIHPFAPEADVRGYLELIDQLESWLAEITGYDAVSLQPNAGSQGELAGLLAIRGYHRANGDDHRVVCLIPSSAHGTNAASAVLAGMKVVVVASDALGNVDLDDLRAKIAQHADELAALMITYPSTHGVYEEQVVEITGAVHEAGGQVYVDGANLNALLGYARFGDLGGDVSHLNLHKTFAIPHGGGGPGIGPVAAKAHLVPYLPSHPLAQRAEHFGGHTFEGAVISAAPYGSAGILPISWAYVRMMGAEGLRRATAAAVLSANYIAERLGGHFPVLYTGENGRVAHECILDLRPLKEATGISVDDVAKRLIDYGFHAPTMSFPVAGTLMVEPTESEDLDEIERFIEAMIMIKAEADAVAAGRWPADDNPLVHAPHTAVSLIAGEWAHAYTREEAAYPVRSLVAAKYWPPVRRIDQAYGDRNLVCACPPIEAFA, encoded by the coding sequence GTGGTTGCCTTCGCCGATCGTCACATCGGACCGACCGAGGCCGCCCAGCGCACGATGCTCGACGCGCTCGGTCTCGGCTCCGTCGACAGCGGGACGCTGAGCCCGGTCGAGGAGCTCATGCGTCAGGCCGTCCCCGCCTCGATCTACACGGGACCGGAGGACGCGGTCGCCGACTCCCGCATCCCGGTCGCCGCGTCGGAGACCGAGGCGCTGGCCGAGCTGCGCGCCCTCGCCGCGCGCAACACCGTCAACCGCTCGATGATCGGCCTCGGCTACTACGGCACCGTCACGCCGCAGGTCATCCAGCGCAACGTGCTCGAGAACCCGTCCTGGTACACGGCCTACACGCCGTACCAGCCCGAGATCTCGCAGGGGCGCCTGGAAGCGCTCATCAACTTCCAGACGATGGTGGCGGAGCTCACCGGGCTCACGACCGCGAACGCGTCGATGCTCGACGAGTCCACCGCCGTCGTGGAGGCGATGCTGCTCGCGCGCCGGGCCTCGAAGACCTCCTCGAACGTCTTCGCGGTGGATGCGGACGCGCTGCCGCAGACGAAGGCGATGCTCGCCTCTCGCGCCGAGGCGCTCGGCATCGAGCTCGTCACGGTCGATTTCGCGACGGGGGAGGAGCTGCCCGCCGAGCTCTTCGGCGTCTTCGTGCAGTATCCGGGGGCATCGGGCCGCGTGTGGGACCCGTCCGCGGTGTTCGACGCCGCGCACGTCGCCGGCGCGCTCGCCGTCGCGGCCGCCGACCTGCTCGCGCTGACCCTCCTCACCGCGCCCGGCACCCTCGGGGCCGACGTGGCCGTGGGCACGACGCAGCGCTTCGGCGTGCCGATGGGCTTCGGCGGCCCGCACGCCGGCTACATGGCGGTGCGCGCGGGCCTGGAGCGGCAGCTGCCCGGACGCCTCGTCGGCGTCTCGGTCGACGCCGACGGCAAGCCGGCCTACCGCCTCTCGCTGCAGACCCGCGAGCAGCACATCCGCCGGGAGAAGGCGACATCGAACATCTGCACCGCGCAGGTGCTCCTCGCCGTGATGGCCTCGATGTACGCGGTCTACCACGGCCCGGACGGGCTCCGGGCGATCGCGCGCGATGTGACCGCCAAGGCGACCCTGCTGCGCGACTGGCTCGTCGAGGCCGGCGCCGACGTCGTCCACGAGCACTTCTTCGACACGCTCACCGTGCGCGTCCCCGGCCGGGCGGCGGAGTACGCGGACCAGGCACGGGGCGGCTACGGCATCCTGCTGCGGGTCGCCGACACCGACACGATCGGCATCGCGGTCGACGAGACGACGACGGTGGCCGAGCTGCACCAGGTTGCGCGGGTCTTCGGCGGGAAGCAGGAGCGCGCCTTCGGCTTCGGTCTCGGCGACGCGGACGCGCTGCCGGACGGTCTCCGCCGCGAGGACGACTACCTCACGCACCCGGTGTTCCACAGCCACCGCAGCGAGACCGCCATGATGCGGTACCTGAAGAGCCTGTCGGACCGGGACTACGCCCTCGATCGCGGCATGATCCCCCTCGGCTCGTGCACCATGAAGCTCAACGCCGCCACGGAGATGGCCGCCATCACGTGGCCGGAGTTCGCGGGCATCCACCCGTTCGCCCCGGAGGCCGACGTGCGCGGCTACCTGGAGCTCATCGACCAGCTCGAGAGCTGGCTCGCCGAGATCACCGGGTACGACGCGGTGTCGCTGCAGCCGAATGCCGGCTCCCAGGGGGAGCTCGCGGGTCTCCTCGCGATCCGCGGCTACCACCGCGCGAACGGCGACGACCACCGCGTCGTGTGCCTCATCCCGTCCTCCGCCCACGGCACGAACGCGGCCTCCGCCGTGCTCGCCGGCATGAAGGTCGTCGTGGTGGCGAGCGATGCGCTCGGCAACGTCGACCTGGACGACCTCCGCGCGAAGATCGCCCAGCACGCCGACGAGCTGGCGGCGCTGATGATCACGTACCCGTCCACGCACGGCGTGTACGAGGAGCAGGTCGTCGAGATCACCGGAGCGGTGCACGAGGCCGGGGGTCAGGTGTACGTGGACGGCGCGAACCTCAACGCGCTCCTCGGCTACGCCCGCTTCGGCGACCTCGGCGGCGACGTCTCGCACCTCAACCTGCACAAGACCTTCGCCATCCCGCACGGCGGCGGCGGCCCGGGCATCGGTCCGGTCGCGGCGAAGGCGCACCTCGTGCCGTATCTGCCGTCGCACCCGCTCGCGCAGCGCGCCGAGCACTTCGGCGGACACACGTTCGAGGGCGCGGTCATCTCCGCGGCCCCGTACGGCTCTGCGGGCATCCTCCCGATCTCGTGGGCGTACGTGCGCATGATGGGCGCGGAGGGCCTCCGGCGCGCGACCGCCGCGGCGGTCCTCTCGGCGAACTACATCGCCGAGCGCCTCGGCGGCCACTTCCCGGTGCTGTACACGGGGGAGAACGGTCGGGTCGCGCACGAGTGCATCCTCGACCTGCGTCCGCTCAAGGAGGCCACCGGCATCTCCGTCGACGACGTCGCCAAGCGCCTGATCGACTATGGCTTCCACGCGCCGACCATGTCGTTCCCGGTCGCCGGCACCCTCATGGTGGAGCCCACCGAGTCGGAGGACCTCGACGAGATCGAGCGCTTCATCGAGGCGATGATCATGATCAAGGCCGAGGCGGACGCCGTCGCCGCGGGGCGCTGGCCCGCGGACGACAACCCGCTCGTGCACGCCCCGCACACCGCGGTCTCGCTCATCGCGGGGGAGTGGGCGCACGCCTACACCCGTGAGGAGGCCGCCTACCCGGTGCGTTCGCTGGTCGCGGCGAAGTACTGGCCGCCGGTCCGCCGGATCGACCAGGCCTACGGCGACCGCAACCTCGTCTGCGCCTGCCCGCCCATCGAGGCCTTCGCCTGA
- the gcvH gene encoding glycine cleavage system protein GcvH codes for MTDLNALRYTDEHEWIAGDGDTVTIGITDYAAEKLGDVVFVELPAVGTELTAGSVVGEIESTKSVGELYAPVAGTVVEINDAVVDDPSLVNAEPFEGGWLLKVSVAAGALDGLLDRDAYVALTEG; via the coding sequence ATGACCGACCTCAACGCACTCCGCTACACCGACGAGCACGAATGGATCGCCGGTGACGGCGACACTGTCACCATCGGCATCACCGACTACGCCGCCGAGAAGCTCGGAGACGTCGTCTTCGTCGAGCTCCCCGCGGTCGGCACCGAGCTGACCGCGGGCTCCGTGGTCGGCGAGATCGAGTCGACGAAGTCGGTCGGGGAGCTCTACGCTCCGGTCGCCGGCACGGTCGTCGAGATCAACGACGCCGTCGTTGACGACCCCTCGCTCGTCAACGCCGAGCCCTTCGAGGGCGGCTGGCTGCTCAAGGTGTCCGTCGCCGCCGGCGCGCTGGACGGACTGCTGGACCGCGACGCCTACGTCGCACTCACGGAGGGCTGA
- the gcvT gene encoding glycine cleavage system aminomethyltransferase GcvT: protein MSDPRYTPLRERHEALGASFTDFGGWQMPVRYTSDLAEHHAVRQAAGIFDISHMAEFTVRGAGAAAFLDYALAGRLSALAVGKAKYSLLLTPEGGIVDDLIVYRLADDDFLVIANAGNRDAVRAALTERVADAEADAVEVADVSDDYALIAVQGPHAEEILVATEGIADVSVPWAEQKYYAWATASFAGEPLLLARTGYTGEDGFELLVPAAHAAALWDAVLDAGTPHGLVPAGLAARDTLRLEAGMPLYGHELSLDIAPAQAGLGRVVVDAKERFVGKDAPAPAAGARVLVGLTAEGRRAGRAGYAVVDADGAPIGEITSGALSPTLGHPIAMAYVDPSSSEEGTAVFLDVRGTRIPATVTALPFYRRTK from the coding sequence ATGTCCGACCCCCGCTACACCCCGTTGCGCGAGCGCCATGAGGCGCTCGGCGCCTCCTTCACCGACTTCGGCGGCTGGCAGATGCCGGTGCGCTACACGTCCGACCTCGCCGAGCACCACGCGGTGCGGCAGGCGGCGGGCATCTTCGACATCTCGCACATGGCCGAGTTCACGGTCCGCGGCGCCGGCGCGGCGGCCTTCCTCGACTACGCCCTCGCCGGGCGGCTGTCCGCGCTCGCGGTCGGCAAGGCGAAGTACTCGCTGCTGCTGACGCCCGAGGGCGGCATCGTCGACGATCTCATCGTCTACCGCCTGGCCGACGACGACTTCCTCGTCATCGCCAACGCGGGGAACCGTGACGCCGTTCGTGCAGCGCTCACCGAGCGGGTCGCAGACGCGGAGGCGGACGCCGTGGAGGTCGCCGACGTCTCGGACGACTACGCGCTGATCGCCGTGCAGGGTCCGCACGCCGAGGAGATCCTCGTGGCGACGGAGGGCATCGCCGACGTCAGCGTCCCCTGGGCGGAGCAGAAGTACTACGCCTGGGCGACCGCGTCGTTCGCGGGGGAACCGCTGCTCCTCGCCCGCACCGGCTACACGGGGGAGGACGGCTTCGAACTTCTCGTCCCGGCCGCCCACGCCGCCGCACTGTGGGACGCCGTGCTCGACGCCGGCACCCCGCATGGGCTCGTCCCCGCCGGCCTCGCCGCGCGCGACACCCTCCGGCTGGAGGCGGGCATGCCGCTGTACGGCCATGAGCTCAGCCTCGATATCGCGCCCGCGCAGGCCGGCCTCGGCCGTGTCGTCGTCGACGCGAAGGAGCGCTTCGTCGGGAAGGATGCCCCCGCGCCCGCCGCGGGCGCCCGCGTCCTCGTCGGGCTGACGGCGGAGGGGCGACGTGCCGGCCGTGCCGGCTACGCAGTCGTCGACGCCGACGGCGCCCCGATCGGAGAGATCACCAGCGGCGCCCTGAGCCCGACGCTCGGCCATCCCATCGCGATGGCCTACGTCGATCCTTCTTCCTCGGAAGAGGGAACCGCAGTATTCCTTGATGTGCGGGGGACCCGCATCCCCGCGACCGTGACCGCCCTGCCTTTCTACCGGAGGACCAAATGA
- a CDS encoding ABC transporter ATP-binding protein, with translation MSADAMGRGGTLEARNLVKDFHLRSGFRTSVLHAVKDVSFTLEAGRTTALVGESGSGKSTIARMLMKLETPTSGSILLDGEESGTRGSALERYRSDVQMVFQDPFASLNPFHTIVHHLERPIRLHHPKLDSREVRTRAIELLERVRLTPGESFAERRPHELSGGQRQRVAIARALAPGARFIVADEPVSMLDVSIRLGVLNLLAELQREENLGVLYITHDLATARHFSDDIMVLYKGDVVERGPADEVILNPQHEYTKTLLGAAPEPENLGRLRDEVRAELALGS, from the coding sequence ATGAGCGCGGACGCGATGGGGCGCGGAGGCACCCTCGAGGCGAGGAACCTCGTGAAGGACTTCCACCTGCGCTCGGGGTTCCGCACCAGCGTCCTGCACGCCGTGAAGGACGTGTCGTTCACGCTGGAGGCGGGGCGGACCACGGCCCTCGTCGGCGAGTCCGGCTCGGGCAAGTCGACCATCGCCCGGATGCTGATGAAGCTGGAGACACCGACCTCCGGGAGCATCCTCCTCGACGGCGAGGAGTCCGGTACGCGGGGCTCGGCCCTGGAGCGCTACCGGTCGGACGTGCAGATGGTCTTCCAGGACCCGTTCGCCTCGCTGAATCCGTTCCACACGATCGTGCACCACCTGGAGCGCCCGATCCGGCTGCATCATCCGAAGCTCGACAGTCGCGAGGTGCGGACCAGGGCGATCGAACTGCTGGAGCGGGTGCGACTGACCCCGGGGGAGAGCTTCGCGGAGCGCCGCCCCCACGAGCTCTCCGGTGGCCAGCGACAGCGCGTGGCGATCGCGAGGGCGCTGGCGCCCGGAGCCCGCTTCATCGTGGCCGACGAGCCGGTGTCGATGCTCGATGTGTCGATCCGGCTCGGCGTCCTCAACCTGCTCGCGGAGCTGCAGCGCGAGGAGAACCTCGGAGTCCTCTACATCACGCACGATCTGGCGACCGCGCGGCACTTCTCCGACGACATCATGGTGCTCTACAAGGGCGATGTGGTCGAGCGGGGACCGGCCGACGAGGTGATCCTGAACCCGCAGCACGAGTACACCAAGACGCTTCTGGGGGCGGCGCCCGAGCCGGAGAACCTGGGGCGGCTCCGCGACGAGGTCAGGGCGGAGCTCGCGCTGGGCAGCTGA
- a CDS encoding ABC transporter ATP-binding protein yields the protein MSDAVLTARNVSIEYEVDPPVKAVRDVSLTLHRGEILGLAGESGCGKTTLAYGMNRLLKAPALMTGGEIVFHDRDGHDIDIVGLDGEGLRAFRWDKISMVFQGAMNSLNPVISVKAQIFDIFDTHRPGMSRKAKQERAEELLTLVGVDPGRLTSFPHELSGGMRQRMMIAMALALDPQVMIMDEPTTALDVVVQRGIIREIMRLREKLGFAVIFITHDLPMLIEISDRIAVMLQGRIVEQGTAEEIYRNPQHEYTQRLLSSFPSLTGTRGDFVRSGVNQEVIR from the coding sequence ATGAGCGACGCCGTGCTCACCGCCAGGAACGTCTCGATCGAGTACGAGGTGGATCCGCCGGTCAAAGCCGTCCGCGACGTCTCGCTGACCCTGCACCGCGGCGAGATCCTCGGGCTCGCCGGGGAATCGGGCTGCGGCAAGACCACTCTCGCGTATGGGATGAACCGGCTGCTCAAGGCGCCGGCCCTGATGACGGGCGGCGAGATCGTGTTCCACGACCGCGACGGCCACGACATCGACATCGTCGGCCTCGACGGGGAGGGTCTGCGGGCGTTCCGCTGGGACAAGATCTCCATGGTCTTCCAGGGGGCCATGAACTCCCTGAACCCCGTCATCTCGGTCAAGGCGCAGATCTTCGACATCTTCGACACCCACCGACCCGGAATGTCGCGGAAGGCCAAGCAGGAGCGGGCGGAGGAGCTGCTCACGCTGGTCGGCGTCGATCCCGGTCGGCTGACGAGCTTCCCGCACGAGCTGTCGGGCGGCATGCGCCAGCGCATGATGATCGCGATGGCGCTCGCGCTCGACCCGCAGGTCATGATCATGGACGAGCCCACCACGGCGCTCGACGTGGTCGTGCAGCGCGGCATCATCCGGGAGATCATGCGCCTGCGCGAGAAGCTCGGGTTCGCCGTCATCTTCATCACCCACGACCTGCCCATGCTCATCGAGATCAGCGACCGCATCGCGGTGATGCTGCAGGGGAGGATCGTCGAGCAGGGCACGGCGGAGGAGATCTACCGCAACCCGCAGCACGAGTACACCCAGCGGCTGCTGTCGAGCTTCCCGTCCCTCACCGGGACCCGGGGCGACTTCGTCCGCAGTGGCGTGAACCAGGAGGTCATCCGATGA
- a CDS encoding ABC transporter permease: MSDTKNPLLVEEPPTVAPEGTVALATQRQERKRRRILPSTSPKFIVGAVLVLAIVLFAIIAPFFTQNPRSTDNAALQPPSAEHWLGTTKLGNDVLAQLAIGAQGSLLIGVTAGGIAIVLSLLFGVLAGYLGGWREDVLALLTNVMIVIPGLPLVMVIASFVPQRSWQLVAFVLGITSWAGAAYVLRLQTRSLRTRDYVYASKVAGEKSLRVILVEIMPNLLPLLTAQFLFAIIFAILGEAGLSYLGLGPNSSITWGSILNDAQSGQALGRGAWWWFVPPGIMIAILGAGLALINFAIDEVINPKLRNAPDAARRLRKAAKEKGVTA; encoded by the coding sequence ATGTCTGACACGAAGAACCCGCTCCTCGTGGAGGAGCCGCCCACCGTCGCCCCCGAGGGGACCGTCGCGCTGGCCACCCAGCGTCAGGAGCGCAAGCGCCGCCGGATCCTGCCCAGCACCTCGCCGAAGTTCATCGTCGGTGCCGTGCTGGTGCTCGCCATCGTCCTCTTCGCGATCATCGCGCCCTTCTTCACGCAGAACCCGCGCAGCACCGACAACGCGGCCCTCCAGCCGCCGTCGGCGGAGCACTGGTTGGGCACGACCAAGCTCGGCAACGACGTGCTCGCGCAGCTCGCGATCGGCGCGCAGGGATCGCTGCTCATCGGCGTCACGGCCGGCGGCATCGCGATCGTGCTGTCTCTGCTCTTCGGCGTCCTGGCCGGGTACCTCGGCGGCTGGCGCGAGGACGTCCTCGCGCTGCTGACCAACGTCATGATCGTCATCCCCGGCCTCCCGCTGGTCATGGTGATCGCGTCGTTCGTGCCGCAGCGCAGCTGGCAGCTCGTCGCCTTCGTCCTCGGCATCACCTCCTGGGCGGGAGCGGCGTACGTGCTGCGGCTGCAGACCCGTTCGCTCCGCACCCGCGATTACGTGTACGCCTCGAAGGTGGCGGGAGAGAAGTCGCTCCGGGTGATCCTCGTCGAGATCATGCCGAACCTGCTCCCGCTGCTGACCGCGCAGTTCCTCTTCGCGATCATCTTCGCCATCCTCGGCGAGGCGGGCCTGTCGTACCTGGGCCTCGGTCCGAACTCCTCGATCACCTGGGGATCGATTCTCAACGACGCGCAGTCGGGCCAGGCGCTCGGTCGCGGAGCGTGGTGGTGGTTCGTGCCGCCGGGCATCATGATCGCGATCCTCGGCGCCGGTCTCGCGCTGATCAACTTCGCCATCGACGAGGTCATCAATCCGAAGCTGCGCAACGCGCCCGATGCGGCCCGTCGTCTGCGCAAGGCCGCGAAGGAGAAGGGGGTCACAGCATGA
- a CDS encoding ABC transporter permease, with translation MKFYARRIGFYAFTLWAAISINFLLPRLMPGDPADIMIAKMQRAGGEVSETTIRNIRLLLGGDDSSLWEQYLAYWGRMFQGDLGVSVTKFPTPVTELIAGALPWTLVLVGTATVLSFLLGVVLGAWAGWKRGTWVDHLIPATTVLQSIPYFWLALVLVAVFAVGLGWFPMFGGYDVFDFPDGPEPTWAFFSDAVAHSLLPAITIVISSVGGWMFGMRNMMVSTLAEDYVLTAEAKGLRPRRIMTTYAARNAAIPSIAGFSITLGFVVAGSIVMEQVFTYPGVGKLMFQAVTNNDYALMQGLFLVITLTVLVANFFMDLVYGFIDPRARQNV, from the coding sequence ATGAAGTTCTATGCACGACGGATCGGGTTCTATGCGTTCACGCTGTGGGCCGCGATCTCCATCAACTTCCTGCTTCCCCGGCTCATGCCGGGGGACCCCGCCGACATCATGATCGCCAAGATGCAGCGGGCCGGCGGAGAGGTCTCCGAGACCACCATCCGCAACATCCGGCTCCTGCTCGGCGGCGACGACTCCTCGCTCTGGGAGCAGTACCTCGCCTACTGGGGCCGCATGTTCCAGGGTGACCTGGGCGTGTCGGTGACGAAGTTCCCGACTCCGGTCACGGAGCTCATCGCCGGGGCCCTTCCGTGGACGCTGGTGCTCGTCGGCACCGCGACCGTCCTCTCCTTCCTGCTCGGCGTCGTGCTCGGCGCGTGGGCCGGCTGGAAGCGCGGCACCTGGGTCGACCACCTCATTCCCGCCACCACCGTGCTGCAGTCGATCCCGTACTTCTGGCTGGCGCTGGTGCTCGTCGCGGTCTTCGCGGTCGGGCTCGGCTGGTTCCCGATGTTCGGCGGCTACGACGTCTTCGACTTCCCGGACGGCCCCGAGCCGACCTGGGCGTTCTTCTCGGATGCCGTCGCACACTCGCTCCTGCCCGCCATCACGATCGTGATCAGCTCGGTCGGTGGCTGGATGTTCGGCATGCGCAACATGATGGTCTCCACCCTCGCGGAGGACTACGTGCTCACCGCTGAGGCGAAGGGGCTCCGCCCCCGGCGGATCATGACGACCTACGCCGCGCGCAACGCCGCCATCCCCTCGATCGCGGGCTTCTCGATCACCCTCGGGTTCGTCGTCGCCGGTTCCATCGTCATGGAGCAGGTGTTCACCTATCCCGGAGTCGGCAAGCTCATGTTCCAGGCTGTCACCAACAACGACTACGCGCTCATGCAGGGGCTGTTCCTCGTGATCACCCTCACGGTGCTCGTCGCCAACTTCTTCATGGACCTCGTCTATGGCTTCATCGACCCGAGGGCTCGCCAGAATGTCTGA
- a CDS encoding ABC transporter substrate-binding protein, with amino-acid sequence MIRNGKRKIALTAVAGASVLALGLTACGSGGGDDGGNADGDRALRVWAGSQTPITANYNPFAPTVLHGALGPIYEPLFFYNKTKDEEPIGLIGESFEYNEDGTQITVKIKPDLKWSDGEPLTAEDVVFSFKYEANNPEGNGLVSAEATDDTTAVLTYAAAQYTTEFQRMGSSYILPKHIWEEVTDFANFTNEDPVGSGPYVVDKTTSESYTLVANENYRGADELAVKKVQYIAVDNNQTAQDLLAAGELDWTGMFVPNPDDVTGNGKIEWINTPQDPTVLYTCSNAELGCTGPQTDVAVRQALNVAIDRTVIKDKAFVGLTGDISPAYTLLPRDEKWLTDDAYEVSPQEANVEEAGSILEAAGYTKGSSGIYEKDGVPVELSLISVDGWTDYNDAAKLIAEQAEAAGIKVTASTVQWQEFSDARQGGQFQLIVGGVVGTTIADPFQIYRDWFGGTEVQSTSPVGTEIPAGRWNFSRYSNPTVDAAIQAAISTDDEAQKKELYATIQDAIVNDVPYIPLVINATQTFYNTKDYTGWPTEEDLYAFPPSWGAIAAGYVLTQIKPAG; translated from the coding sequence ATGATCCGTAACGGAAAGCGCAAGATCGCGCTCACGGCGGTCGCGGGGGCCTCGGTCCTCGCCCTGGGCCTGACGGCCTGTGGCAGCGGCGGGGGCGACGACGGCGGCAACGCCGACGGCGACCGCGCGCTCCGCGTCTGGGCGGGTAGCCAGACGCCCATCACCGCGAACTACAACCCGTTCGCGCCCACCGTGCTCCACGGTGCGCTCGGACCGATCTACGAGCCCCTCTTCTTCTACAACAAGACCAAGGACGAGGAGCCGATCGGCCTCATCGGCGAGTCGTTCGAGTACAACGAGGACGGCACGCAGATCACGGTGAAGATCAAGCCCGACCTGAAGTGGAGCGACGGCGAGCCGCTCACTGCGGAGGACGTCGTCTTCTCCTTCAAATACGAGGCCAACAACCCCGAGGGCAACGGCTTGGTCTCGGCAGAGGCGACGGACGACACCACTGCCGTGCTCACCTACGCCGCGGCGCAGTACACCACCGAGTTCCAGCGCATGGGGTCGAGCTACATCCTTCCGAAGCACATCTGGGAGGAAGTGACCGACTTCGCGAACTTCACCAATGAGGATCCGGTCGGCTCGGGACCCTACGTCGTGGACAAGACCACGAGCGAGTCGTACACCCTCGTCGCGAACGAGAACTACCGTGGTGCCGACGAACTGGCCGTCAAGAAGGTCCAGTACATCGCCGTGGACAACAACCAGACCGCGCAGGATCTCCTCGCCGCGGGGGAGCTGGACTGGACGGGCATGTTCGTCCCCAACCCGGATGACGTCACGGGCAACGGCAAGATCGAGTGGATCAACACGCCGCAGGACCCGACGGTGCTGTACACCTGCTCGAATGCCGAACTCGGCTGCACCGGTCCGCAGACCGACGTCGCCGTGCGCCAGGCGCTCAACGTCGCGATCGACCGCACGGTCATCAAGGACAAGGCGTTCGTCGGTCTGACCGGCGACATCTCGCCCGCCTACACGCTGCTCCCGCGCGACGAGAAGTGGCTCACGGACGATGCCTACGAGGTCAGCCCCCAGGAGGCCAACGTCGAGGAGGCAGGGTCCATTCTGGAGGCCGCCGGCTACACCAAGGGGTCGTCGGGCATCTACGAGAAGGACGGCGTGCCCGTCGAGCTCAGCCTGATCTCGGTCGACGGGTGGACGGACTACAACGACGCCGCGAAGCTCATCGCCGAGCAGGCGGAGGCCGCCGGTATCAAGGTCACGGCTTCGACGGTGCAGTGGCAGGAGTTCTCGGATGCCCGCCAGGGTGGGCAGTTCCAGCTCATCGTCGGCGGCGTCGTCGGCACCACCATCGCCGATCCCTTCCAGATCTACCGCGACTGGTTCGGTGGCACCGAGGTGCAGTCCACCAGCCCGGTCGGTACGGAGATCCCCGCCGGTCGCTGGAACTTCAGCCGGTACAGCAACCCGACCGTCGACGCGGCCATCCAGGCGGCCATCAGCACGGATGACGAGGCGCAGAAGAAGGAGCTCTACGCCACGATCCAGGACGCGATCGTGAACGACGTGCCCTACATCCCGCTCGTGATCAACGCGACGCAGACCTTCTACAACACGAAGGACTACACGGGCTGGCCGACGGAGGAGGACCTCTACGCGTTCCCGCCGTCCTGGGGCGCCATCGCCGCGGGCTACGTGCTGACGCAGATCAAGCCCGCCGGCTGA
- a CDS encoding NUDIX hydrolase, giving the protein MTRSADIRVAVSTVILTLRRGDDGPPVLALPLVRRTREPFAERWALPGGWLTPEESPVDAAARTLAETTGLAPTYLEQLYAFGAVDRSPTPVVSIVYWALLRQDDVEAQITAHRASGRAPENVEWFDVDGLPALAFDHHEIIEYALWRLRNKVGYSRVAQGFLPAEFTLAELREAYESILGRPLDPANFRRQVEAAGNLTRTDRFRTGSHRPARLYRDDTDVELADRGPLRPEETRTR; this is encoded by the coding sequence ATGACTCGAAGTGCGGACATCCGCGTCGCCGTCTCGACGGTGATCCTCACGCTGCGCCGCGGTGACGACGGTCCCCCCGTTCTCGCACTCCCCCTCGTCCGCCGTACCCGCGAGCCGTTCGCAGAGCGATGGGCGCTTCCCGGCGGGTGGCTCACCCCCGAGGAGTCGCCGGTCGACGCCGCGGCCCGCACACTCGCCGAGACGACGGGCCTTGCGCCCACCTACCTGGAGCAGCTCTACGCCTTCGGCGCCGTCGACCGCTCCCCCACGCCGGTCGTGTCGATCGTGTACTGGGCGCTGCTGCGTCAGGACGACGTCGAAGCCCAGATCACCGCGCATCGGGCGTCCGGTCGCGCGCCGGAGAACGTGGAGTGGTTCGATGTCGACGGCCTGCCGGCCCTCGCCTTCGATCATCACGAGATCATCGAGTACGCGCTCTGGCGCCTCCGCAACAAGGTCGGCTACAGCCGCGTGGCCCAGGGCTTCCTGCCCGCCGAGTTCACGCTCGCCGAACTGCGGGAGGCGTACGAGTCGATCCTCGGGCGCCCACTGGACCCTGCGAACTTCCGGCGGCAGGTCGAGGCCGCGGGCAACCTCACCCGCACCGACCGCTTCCGCACGGGTAGCCACCGCCCGGCCCGTCTGTACCGCGACGACACCGATGTCGAGCTGGCCGACCGCGGCCCGCTCCGCCCCGAGGAAACGAGAACCCGATGA